The Theobroma cacao cultivar B97-61/B2 chromosome 2, Criollo_cocoa_genome_V2, whole genome shotgun sequence genome includes the window TGTAAAAAGGTGATCTATGTCGTCAGTTAGAACTTGTTTTGTCTTTACATGCTACTTTTGGAATTCACTATTTTCAGACAAGGCAGGGACCTGAACCGAATATCATCCTCGGGAATAGGAAACTTTCGGAGCCGACGAGAACAGAGTCGAGCCCACCTGGTTCGCCGAACGTGAAGCCCAAATCCAAAACGCAGACCAAGTTGTCCCACACGGTTTCGTTACCGGTCCTAGAAGAGAACAAACGGGTGGGGAATCCCCGGATGCACTTGAGGGAGGTCCAACGGAAAAATAATGAGGTGGTTGAAAAAATCGACCCCGTACTGGGCATGTCTATTATTATGGTGACCCTGATAATAATGTTACTTTGGGGTCGATTGTGCGCCATTCTTTGTACGTCGGCATGGTTCTATTTTTGCCCTCGTTTCCGATCCACAATTAACAATAATGACACTGCTGTTAGAGGTACCGCCAATTCCAGTGATTTAGATTTGGATTCGGAGGAGTACAAGAAGAAGGTGGTGTTGGAGGGGTTCCTCCAGAGGAACCACCGGCTCACGTAATTGTGAAACTTTTTGTACAAAATAAGTTTTGTTTGATGTTCAATGCGCACGTTAGATGCAACTATACATGTTTTGCTAAAGTGAGCCCAATGGGCATTTTGTGTAAATTACCAGAACTTTTTGTGAAAATTTGCCGTGGGTCAGTGTCTTCTAGAATCAAAGTTGagcttttttcttgtttttttccaTTGTGGTGGTGCTCTTGTTTAATTGGCAGTTGGGGGATGTCACGTGATTTTAGATGTAGAGCACGTGCCAGGACTCCGTCAACGAGTGATGTTGGGGACTGTTTGGCTTTTGTGGCTGGAAAATAGTGGTCAGCTTCAGTTGTCGGCTTCTGCATCACCTAACATAACCGAGAgaatttaaagagaaaaaacatgaaatccATATTCAAagatgttatttatttttcaaataatttttttgatccTGTTTAATCAATTTGACTTTgctgttatttatttatttttcttatgacTTATCCACACCTGATTTTTCTTTCGATTTATCTGTTTTTTCTAATGTATgcattaattttcttttgatgcAAAGCAATGGATCCGGTAATTTCACCAACTtcattgttttcctttttctgtttttttattCACCTCCTTTACCTGGCAATACAACAGTTGAGAAGACTGAGTAAAGCCTTAAATAATGGTTGCTTTAATGGTTGGTTTGGTGGTTAATTTCTCCTTGACCAAGCTGGCCACTAACTTAAGCGTGTTATTGCTCGGTTTTCTGTTTTCCCGTTCTGTGCCACAATGGCTTggacaaaggaaaagaaaacgtttatctttcttcttttactgTGTGCAATTCAAAAGGCGAAAGGGGAATGGTGGAATGTTTTTCTTGGTTACTAATCATTAGATAATCATTCCTATGGTCAGAATCACAACAAGCTCGAACCAAACCTAATTTATGACTCCTTAATTATCCATCGTGGCCACGTCTCAACCATTCTTGCCCTACTTCTCACTAGCATCTAAAAGCTACCATAAAGCAAAAACTTTACACTCCTCAAAGTGTCTATAGCTTAAAAGGAGTTCTCTCCTACATGTTTTTAGCATAATATTTTcgactttttttctttctcaagaTTTGAGTGAATTTGTTATGCGATAAAAACAACTCAAACTTTGGTACAAACAACTTATGAGAAATTAAGTAAGATTTAAGTAATCGATCCTACTATTAATTAATGGTAACACTAGGGAAGTACAAAGCCCATAGTTTAAACcacttaaatataatttttaggATAATATATCTTTATCTcactaaattttaattgtaattgtacgaaaatttattagttttcaTAATAAATACTTTGctctcaaaaaaatatttttcgcTGAACAAGTAAGTCCATCTGTTAGTCAATCATTAGTATTTTCGTCAATTTattgacataataaaaataaaaaaaattacttttaattaattttataattactattatataattttatttttttattaattaaaaaaagggcAATCGGGCTCCGTGCTCCCTTCTCCTGGGAGTATTAATCGGTGCTCCTTTTTCTTGGTGAGCTAGAGAGCATCAATCGATGCTtccctattttttttattttttattttaaatataataatattttttaaaattaataaaaaaaatgacattttaattttttcataactTCTGttaatgatatttatattCTTAGGgtgaaatatttatttaaaaaattaatagatttttatataattttgatcaaaattttaaaaataaaagtattttcttttaattttaatttaatacttaTAAACGAACTCATTATTATGGATAACTTGTCATCAGAGGTAATAATTATTGGTTACATCCCAATTCATCCAATTTGATTTTAGGCAAGCCGTGTCAAGATTCTTTTACGTTATTAAAATGATTGtacaaattatttaattgGAGTTATAATAGCATATTATCAATTACTTAGAGTTATATTATAATACTATTAATTAGATAGATTAAGAATAAGATTAACTTTATTACCATTCATCTTTGAACAAAACATAAACACAAGATTTCAAGGTGAATGGAAAATTAAACCAATATCAAACCATGGTTTATTGCTACAAACCTTGGAGGACGAAACAAAAGCGGGATCTGATAAAGAAATGGAGAAAGGGACAAGATCACGGCGAAGAGAAATGCCAAAATGGCTTTGATCCGGAGAAGCGGCTGGTTCAGATAGTAAAGTAAATATGAAAGGAAGCCAAatcagaaaaaataaatacttaCATAATTAAAAGCCAAAAGCAATCACGTGAAGAGTGATGTGATTTGAGGAGCATGTCAATTTCTTATCTTTACATTGGGTCCACTCCAAGTTTCATTaccttttaatctttttaactCCCTATTTCAAGGTAAACGCTTATATCATCAATTTTAATAATCGGGCCGGGCCAGAATTGGGCtctaaatttcttttcaaaaccCGACCCGAATTTAAATGGGTCTTGATTTTGTCCAGGCCCGTTTAAAGGCCTCCCATATACTAGACAGGTCTTTGGGTTTGGAAACATCTACCATCATTAGCCATTGTTAgcatttcaaaactaaacATAAATTTATTAGTACTACTTTTagcccaaaaatatttaatgggCCAAAGATATCCAAGCAAAGATTAGAAAAGGTCCAAAAACCATAACCTTATATTTTGTTTCACTGCTTTCTTGTTtccttttaatctttttatgtTGCCcttttactaatttttttctcttatttcctttttccgttattttccctttcaaagacgaaaatacccctaacCCTTACAAACCCTAAATTTTGGAATGGATATATTTATAGCTTGGACGCCTCCCAGTTCACCTTCCGGCCGAAACAGAGCTCAGGTTCTCTCTCTTCGTCTGCAGCCATGGTACGCTCTCCGTCTCCCTCTCTCTCACTCTTACTATTCCTCTTCTTGGTTTAGTTTCATTTGTTTGTTGAGCATCTAGATTAGATTTGGTCCTTTTTCCCCGTAGAAAATGTTTacataatgattaaaatgagaaataatCGAAACGATATAAATTTAGTTTATTAtcatgattttatgaaaccATTTGGGTGGAGAGAACTGGCATGTAGAGCTTGGGCATTTCTTTATCTTCCCCTCCCAGAAAATTTATTGTGTAATTATTTTCTTCCATATGCCTTTAGTGTAATATTTCGCAGTTTTTAATGTTTGGTTACTTAAGCTTAGTTATCATGTGTTTTATAGGATTGGTATCCAAGAAATCGCCTATAAAGATGTAGATTTTACACTATTTTGATGAATTAATGATAACTATAGGATGTTTGAAATCTttggctaaaaaaaaaaaacaaagtgtTTTAAATCTGAAAATTGGCCATGCGTTAATCACTTTAGCCTTGGGTTTGTCTCTTGAAAATTCTAATATAAAATAAGTTGATGAGATTGCAAAGTAGGGTAAATTGTTGTTCTTGGCAGTACTGTTTGTTTCTTGTTGACAATGAAGTGTAACCTAGGTCTTCATCAGGAAATGGTTGCTAAGTTTATTACTTTTGATATTGTTTTGAGACTAATTATGACTTTTTGCAGGTGAACGTACCCAAGACCAAGAAGACTTACTGCAAGAGCAAGGATTGCAGAAAGCACACTTTGCACAAGGTTACACAGTATAAGAAGGGTAAGGATAGTTTGGCTGCCCAAGGGAAACGCCGTTATGATCGCAAACAATCAGGTTATGGTGGGCAGACCAAACCAGTGTTCCACAAGAAGGTAAATTTTATGTCACCAATCTTTTATCCCATAGATATTATTTAGGTAGTGAAAAGATGAAGAATTTTATGCCTTACATTCTGGTACTAGGTCCCTAGAGATGTCTAGTTATTCAATTGTCATTTTGATTATTGATATTTCTTGCAACTCTGAGCCTTATACATGTATAAATATGTGACTTTGTATAATCCCTACAGGCAAAGACCACCAAGAAGATTGTGCTAAGGCTGCAATGCCAGGGTTGCAAGCATGTCTCCCAGCATCCAATCAAGGTTAATGCACTGAAAACCCCTGGTGTTTCATTTTGCTTTTCTTCAACCTTGTTTCATGAGCTAATGTTTGTTTGTGTGTTTTGGGTTTTGCAGAGGTGCAAGCACTTTGAGATTGGCGGAGACAAGAAGGGGAAGGGAACATCTCTTTTCTAAATGTGTTATTCATGCCATCTGTTATGTTGCTTTACTGTAATGCAGTAGtcgaaaaacataaaagacaGTTTGGAATTTTGTTGAGTTTGCTTTTAGTTTTATGATGTTGTTTTTAGAGGATATTTTGGTGTTCTTTTCAAGTACTTAATCACATCAGTTGCTCTTACTGTTAGCAATTGTTTCAAAGTTTCaccattatttttgaatttagatCTTCCActatttttcaatttgattgttttcaCTTCTATTTTGAATTTGCTGTATTTGGGAAAGAAGGAATAAGCACAAGGCAAGCATAACCCTTGCTCTATTTTGGCCTAAAGATAATGGAAGTTGAAAGATGAGATCAAAGAATAggtaatgaaaattaattcaaCTGTTATAACATTGGCTGGCTTGCTCAATTCATAAGACTGCAGATGATCGATACCACTAACTTAACACcttcaaataatttttggtATTTTAAAGCAGCATATGATGGAGAGATGCACTATTCTCCTCTTCTCTAATCTCCATGGATCCTAGTTATCGATTCAATTCTTGGGAGATATCtccagaaagaaagaaagaaagatattaTCTTATCAAAGCAAAAATGTGAAACAATTAAACGCGCATTTGGTGCTTCATTGTTATGGTAAAGACCATAGAATACTTCATTTGATTATTTGTGCTAATTTGTAGTAACACCCAATGGTAACCGTTCAATAAAATGACATGGCAGAGCTTAAGTTTATAAGCATAAAACTAACGGCACCGGAAAGAAGCGAGCTCTCCCATTCTCACTCTCAGAACTTGTTAGTAACTCCTTGAAGTCTAAAACCCATCCTGTCCCCATTTCTCCGAAACCCTAAGCTAAGCCTGATTGTCGCAGAGGCAACCATGAGGGCCCT containing:
- the LOC18608503 gene encoding 60S ribosomal protein L44, translated to MVYCYKPWRTKQKRDLIKKWRKGQDHGEEKCQNGFDPEKRLVQITKIPLTLTNPKFWNGYIYSLDASQFTFRPKQSSGSLSSSAAMVNVPKTKKTYCKSKDCRKHTLHKVTQYKKGKDSLAAQGKRRYDRKQSGYGGQTKPVFHKKAKTTKKIVLRLQCQGCKHVSQHPIKRCKHFEIGGDKKGKGTSLF
- the LOC18608502 gene encoding uncharacterized protein At5g23160 — protein: MAEPQMKTHQTNRRSSCFIGCFGFSGKKKPLKKTIHARSKKETRLLSWPMFRSSVRKSRTKTVPVDNTEKAEGADGNKSHTSKLIKRKSDTKLSSKPQNPVTNHTPSPQNSEAEQVASCNQAAREKPKETRQGPEPNIILGNRKLSEPTRTESSPPGSPNVKPKSKTQTKLSHTVSLPVLEENKRVGNPRMHLREVQRKNNEVVEKIDPVLGMSIIMVTLIIMLLWGRLCAILCTSAWFYFCPRFRSTINNNDTAVRGTANSSDLDLDSEEYKKKVVLEGFLQRNHRLT